One Perognathus longimembris pacificus isolate PPM17 chromosome 2, ASM2315922v1, whole genome shotgun sequence DNA segment encodes these proteins:
- the LOC125346742 gene encoding LOW QUALITY PROTEIN: casein kinase I-like (The sequence of the model RefSeq protein was modified relative to this genomic sequence to represent the inferred CDS: inserted 4 bases in 2 codons): MDHPGREKDERQRSSKPMAQRSAHCSRSSGTSSSGVLMVGPNFRVGKKIECGNFGELRLGKNLYTNEYVAIKLEPIKSRAPLLHLEYRFYKQLXAVQLSRMEYVHXQNLIYRDVKPENFLISRQGNKKEHVIHIIDFGLAKEYIDPETKKHIPYREHKSLTGSARYVSINTHLGKEQSRHDDLEALGHMFMYFLRGSLPWQGLKADTLKERYQKIGDTKRNTPIEALCENFPEEMATYLRYVRRLDFFEKPDYEYLRTLFTDLFERKGYTFDYAYDWVGRPIPTPVGSVHVDSGASAITRESHTHRDRPSQQQPLRNQTALSERRGEWEIQPSWQTNTSYLMSHLAADHHGGSVQVVSSTNGELNVDDPTGAQSNAPITAHAEVEVVEEAKCCCFFKRKRKKTTQHHK; the protein is encoded by the exons ATGGACCATCCTGGTAGGGAAAAGGATGAAAGACAACGATCAAGTAAACCCATGGCACAAAGGAGTGCTCACTGCTCCCGATCTTCTGGCACGTCATCCTCTGGGGTTCTCATGGTGGGACCCAACTTCAGAGTTGGCAAGAAGATAGAGTGTGGGAACTTCGGAGAGCTCAGATTAGGTAAAAATCTCTACACCAATGAATACGTAGCAATCAAGCTGGAACCAATAAAATCACGTGCTCCACTGCTTCATTTAGAGTACAGGTTTTACAAACAACT GGCAGTTCAGCTTTCTCGAATGGAATATGTACA TCAGAATCTCATTTACCGAGATGTCAAGCCAGAGAACTTCCTGATCAGCCGACAAGGCAATAAGAAAGAACATGTTATACACATTATAGACTTTGGACTGGCCAAGGAATACATTGATCCTGAAACCAAAAAACACATACCTTATAGGGAGCACAAAAGTTTAACTGGATCTGCAAGATATGTGTCTATCAACACACATCTTGGCAAAGAGCAAAGCCGGCATGATGATTTGGAAGCCCTAGGccatatgttcatgtatttcctccGAGGCAGCCTACCCTGGCAAGGACTCAAGGCTGATACATTAAAAGAGAGATATCAAAAAATTGGTGACACCAAAAGGAATACTCCCATTGAAGCACTCTGTGAGAACTTCCCAGAGGAGATGGCAACCTACCTTCGATATGTCAGGCGATTAGACTTCTTTGAAAAACCTGATTATGAGTATTTACGGACCCTCTTCACAGACCTTTTTGAAAGGAAAGGCTACACCTTTGACTATGCCTACGATTGGGTTGGGAGACCTATTCCTACTCCAGTAGGGTCAGTTCATGTAGATTCTGGTGCATCCGCAATAACTCGAGAAAGCCACACACACAGGGATCGGCCATCACAACAACAGCCTCTTCGAAATCAGACTGCATTGTCAGAGCGCCGAGGAGAGTGGGAAATCCAGCCCAGCTGGCAGACCAATACCTCATACCTGATGTCTCACTTGGCTGCAGACCACCATGGGGGATCAGTGCAGGTGGTTAGCTCaaccaatggagagctgaatgtGGATGACCCCACTGGAGCCCAGTCGAATGCACCAATCACAGCTCATGCTGAGGTGGAGGTAGTGGAGGAAGCTAAGTGCTGCTGTTTCtttaagaggaaaaggaagaagactaCTCAGCACCACAAGTGA